The genomic segment AGCGGCGCGCGAGGCCGCGGCGGCCCCGGAACCGGGGCAGGAGGCGGCCCAGGTCTGGTGAGGGGGGTGGTTACGCAAAGTACGTAGCGGCGCCAGGGGAGAAGCGCGGCACGCTGCGTCAAATGCGTAAGCCGAGTTGGCACATAGCCGGTGGGAAAGGCGCTGCGCAAACTGCGCAGACAATTCTTGGCCTTACGCAAACGGCGGAAGGCTCGCGGCCGGCACGTGACAGACGCGGGGCCGACTGCGCCCGTTGCGTAGAGCGGCTCGGGTGTTCGCGCAAATTGCGCAGGACTGGACCAGCGGCCGCCTTTGAGACAGGTGAGGCGACTACGCCAGTGGCGTAAAACTGTCGGGAATTGCGGGGGAGGCTCTCAGGGCTGCAGGTGTATAagcgcctcccccaccccagcttccccgtcaccccgccccctcccccaatgacccagcccctcccccaccacacaactGCTTCCCCgtcaccccgccccctccccaatgacccagcccctcccccacacaaccGCTTCCCCgtcaccccgccccctccccaatgacccagcccctcccccacacaaccGCTTCCCCgtcaccccgccccctccccaatgacccagcccctcccccacacaaccGGTTCCCCgtcaccccgcccctccccctgcacaacTGGTCCCTGtcaccctgtccctcccccactcgatccataacacccctcccccccccactcacccctCACCCAAAGACccatacctgccccccccatgggcGGGGGCTGTGGGCGTGACCCTCATCTCTCCCCAGGATGGCGCCTGCCTGTGCGCGCCTGCACTTCCGCTTCGCCGGCTACGGGGACGGGGTGCTGTGGCGCATGGACCAGCTGCGGGCGCAGCGGCGCTTCTGTGACGTGACGGTGCAGCTGAACGAGCTGCGGGTGCCAGGGCACCGCGTGGTCTTCGCCGCCTGCTCCCCCTTCCTGCGCGACCAGTTCCTGCTCAGTGACTCGCCCGAGGTGTCGGTCTCGCTCCTGCAGAGCCCCGAGATCGGGcgccagctgctgctttcctgctaCACCGGCTGCCTTGAGGTGCCCCTTCCCGAGCTGGTCGACTACCTGACGGCGGCCTCCTTCCTGCAGATGGCCCACGTGGTGGAGCGCTGCACCCAGGCTGTGTCCCGCTACCTGGTGCCCAAGGCCGAGGGGGttctggctgtggggcagagggcaggctgtgtggaggaggaggcggaggaggaggaggcctctcccagtcccctgctcacgCAGAAGCCGGCCATAGCAGAGGCGGCCACGGAGTTCCTGCCACACGGCTCTCGCCGTCCCTCGTCCCCAGAGGCGCCCCTGCCCCTCGTCAACTCGGCCGTGCAGCTCACCCGCAGCTACGAGGTGGCCCCGGGGGCGCCCttgccccgctccccacccctggcccagcTCGGGGGCCCGTGGCGGGGCTGCTCCCTGCGCCggcaccactgcctggagccagcACGGAAGGACAGGcctgcactggcagggctgggggcagccaggaagGCAGCTGAGCTGGAGCGGCCGTACCGCTGCCCCCGCTGCGacagcctcttcccccagctgggcgGCTTCGTGAGCCACGTGCGGGAGCACAAGCTCTTCCTCTGCCTGCGCTGTGGCAAGGGCTTCTCCCAGAAGAGCAACCTGACCCGCCACCTGCGCGTCCACACGGGCTTCAAGCCCTTCCAGTGCCCGGTGTGCCGGAAGCGCTTCACGCAGAACGCCACCCTGCAGGACCACCTCAACCTGCACAGCGGCCGCAAGCCCCACCGCTGCAACTACTGCGCTGTGCACTTCACCCACAAGCCGGGCCTGCGGCGCCACCTCAAGGAGCTGCACGGCAAGAGCACCGTGCAGAACAGCCACGAGGAGAGCGAGGAGCTTCCCGGCGCCTTTGACTgagtgtgggtgctggggggcggctgctgcccactgtggggggagccaggggctgaaaTCGCTCCCGCTGTGGGGGGAGACACAGACTGAGCCACGGAGGTTCACTGGATGTGTGACCCGGTCACCACCTGCCCTGGTAACGGGGAAACCATGGACTGTGCTATTCTCCCCCAGGGCGAGGGGCAGAGCGATAATGGGCCAGACCTTTCCCTCTGGAGGGGATGTGTTGCCTAGCCAAGGAGAGGATGGGTGACCTCTCCGCCCGAACCATTAGCTGGTGAAGGGGCCATTAATGTTCACCCTCCCCTCTCCATGCACTGGGCTGCAAAGGACAGAGGGTGGGGACGCAGACAAGTGACCCCCAGCACATAggagtgtggggtgctggggggtctGTGTGGAAAATGCCCTGCTGCTAAGAACAGCCCGTGTGCAGGTAGCCAGCCCCTGGGACTGCgcgctgggcagagcagggaaaggaagcCGTGACTGCTCACCCTGGAAACATCCTTATAAAGTCTTCCCTTTCCACACTGTCCCCCGTGTGCGTGTGAGACAACACAGAGTAGGACCCTGCATCCTGCTGTGGGCCAGGCCGGGCgagaggggcctggcagaggTGGTGCGGGGCATCCCTGACTCCTCCTAGGCttagggtggggcaggagtggttATGCAGGTAACCCAGGGcttggagctgggctgcagctgccaatacAAGAGGACAGCCTGTctgcccctgtgatggggttcaggggtccccctgcactgcaccccgtccgctggcaggagtcactctcgctcagcaggtacaacaggacgTTTAtttggcaacagatgcccagtttctcacagcagcgtcagtacagcagtcagagacagtccttccaacccatcctggggagaagaccccgaggggggcccctctggggtgcagctttccccctcctcaggctggctgccttccagctccctctccccctagcttctaactgccgcccccgattcaaaaccagcctggcccctccctcttctttgttcagggctgaggtgtgaCCTGCCAGCCCAGCTtacccgctgggagctgctctgcttgtgtctcacatccagcctgactcacacatgcattcccccacactccatcacatctctccccgcttccagactgaactgagtggggtcacttagccagtgacctggggcagttcggggccctccctgcgtgacagggcatcagctatggTGGTGGTGTTCCCCgtgacatggaccacctccatgtcatagtcctgcaggagcagactccactgcAGGAGCTTGGTGTTGggccctttcatgtgatgcagccaggtcaggggtgagtgatcggtgtacacggtgaaacgctgTCCagacaggtacggctgcagcttccccagtgcccacaccatggccagacattccttctctatggccgcgtagttctgctcccggggcagcagcttcttgctcaggtacacgatggggtgtttctcccctttgtcgttcgcctgcattagcacagcgcccagccccacgtctgaggcatcggtgaagaCCTGGAAGGGTTTGTgtaagtctggatttgccagcactggggccctgaccagagcctccttcagcgtgcagagggcctcttggcactgctcggtccagaccaccttgtcaggctttccctttttacacagctccgtgaggggggctgcgatggagctaaagtggggcacaaacctccggtagtaccccacCATCCCAATGAAGACCTGGACCTGcctcttagtctggggtgttggccaatctctgacagcctccactttagctggctctggctttaagcagctgctgcccaccttggccatgtctacactagccccaaacttcgtcaacgtttactaataaagcgctcaaatacatatgcagcgcttcattagcatgtgggcggctgcggcacttcgaaattgacacgccccgccgccgcacagctcatcccgacagggctccttttctaaaggacccgcctacattgaagtccccttattcctatgtgcaGATGGGAAtcgggactttgaagtaggcgggtcctttggaaaaggagccccgttgggacgagccgcatgggaGCGGGGcgcgtcaatttggaagtgctgtggctgcccgcatgctaatgaagcgctgaatatgcatttcagtgcttcattagtaaacgtcaaaatggccatttgcatggccaagtcgaagtttggggctagtgtagacacggcccttgtggcccaggtaggtcacctcagccatccccaccttgcacttccctgccttgataatCAGCCCGGCCTTCTGAAGTCGGTCCAGCGCCCGCTAGACCTGgaacacatggtcctcccatgtctggctgaagatgcaaatgtcgtccatgtaagccagggcaaagctctccatccctttcagtagctggtccaccagacgctggaaggtagcaggtgcccccttgaggccaaagggcaggaccaggaactcgtagagccccacaggggtgatgaaagccgacttgagccgggcatcttcgtctaatggcacttgccagtaccccttggtgaggtctatggtggtgaggtaacgggctccccccagcttgtctaaaaggtcaccaggcctgggcatggggtaggcgtccgatacagtgatggcgttaagcttgcgcagtccacacaaaactgaacagaaccatcttttttagggactatcaccacgggagaggcccaggggctggaggaaggttggatcacccccagagccagcatgtcttcaacctcccgctctatgtcctgagccatcttccctgtggctctgaatgacacacacttgataggggcgtgggtgcctgtctctattcagtggacagccaggtcagtgcgtccgggtctgtcagaaaacagccGTTGGTGTGAActcagcacctccttgatctccatctgctgggcaggggtcagctggtctgagaggggaatagactccagcaaggagctgggtccagtccctgtgagcaaatccaccaagggatcatcccccgcccctcccagtgtctgcacacggccagcaccaagtgctccctgtcccagtaaggtttcatcatgttcacatgatagacgtggtggctgtgggcctggttcgacagttccaccacatagtacacctcatttagctgtttgacgaccttgaagggcccatcccaggcagcttgttctgccgcacaggtacaagaacCATcgcttggtccccggtggcataggctcgggcccgggcgttacggccataccagaccttttgcttcctttgggccatggagaggttctccctgaccaggcccatgagctcagtgagtttttccctgaaggtcagtacatactgtatcactgactccccttcaggagaggccgtcccctcccactcttctctgagcaagtccaaggtccccgtaccctccttccgtacagcagctcaaacggggagaaccctgtggattcctggggcacctccctgtatgcaaacagcaggtggggtaagtacttgtcccagtcatgggggtattgattcatgaaggttctcagcatctgcttcagagtcccattgaacctctccaccagcccattggtctgggGCTGGTAGTCTGTGGCCCAGGTGtaccggaccccacacttgtccaacaagctttgcagcagggccgacatgaagttggaccccctGATCCGTGAGgaccttggggaaccccactctgctgaaaatggacagcagtgcatccgccacagtGTCAGCTTTGAttgaggtcaaggccactgcttctgggtatcgtgtggcaaaaatctaccaccaccaaaatatatttcttccccaaacgcgttgccttgctgaagggtcccactatgtccataaccactttctggaaaggctcctctatgatgggcagtggcctcagggcagctttccccttgtctcaggtcttccccaccctctggcagggatcgcaagACAGGCAATATagatggacagctgcaaagatccctggccaaaaaaaagttctgtaacaacctttcctTGGTgaggtggatcccctggtgtcctgtgaGCGGGATGTCATgcgctaggtacagcaacctgggCCAGTacctttggggaaccaccagttgcctctggaccttccatggctccgctttgcgtctaggaacccattcccggtacaggaatcccttttcccacaggaatctctccctgcagccctcccccagctgtggagctgggctgagactggccagttccctcagcttctgcaaggaggggtctctctgctgctctgcctggaactctttggccggggcaggggtggaagccaCTTCCCCATCCTTGCCTGGCCAAAACCAcaggcctgtgagatctggtttttgggggccccctttctctcagggttggtcCCTGTGGCTTCGGCTGGGCTTGTACCCCCAaatctggggaacgcacccctcattttctttggctacgggtcaggaccagggcacgagggcgttcaccttgccagttctccaggtcagcccccatcagtacatccgccggaaaatggctgtgcacgcccacctccttggtccttccttcttcccccatttcaggtgcaccctcgccatgggcaccttgaaaggggtcccctcaattcctgttacagtcaggtgggaattgggtatcatgcagcccggtgccaccaccccgggttggGCCAGCATCACGtcagcacctgtgtcccagaaccctgtgacctttttcccgtctacctcgagagGTGTGAGACACTCGCTCCACAGAGGCAGCGCCGcccccccactctgtaaactgacctctgagcatttgggctccctgaggagctggtctgtgggacGGACTCAGCCCAATCCAAGTACcgactgtcagcaccacccaccttggccgccagcccctctggcttctgggactccacccagttgattCCACAACCCCcgggcctgctcaacctgtctgggagcttggggcactgggctgctctatgcccctttcgcccccagcgataacagcccgggtcttcttgtgtccctcgggccggctgctctgtccaggctctgcttggctctctggggggtaggtggccggcccctctttcctgggctcgcccaagaggtggtcccctctgtcgtacggtcaggaaccggtctctctgagattctcggtctctctgggactccctctctctccgggactccctctctttctggggctca from the Carettochelys insculpta isolate YL-2023 chromosome 30, ASM3395843v1, whole genome shotgun sequence genome contains:
- the LOC142003734 gene encoding zinc finger and BTB domain-containing protein 26-like, with protein sequence MAPACARLHFRFAGYGDGVLWRMDQLRAQRRFCDVTVQLNELRVPGHRVVFAACSPFLRDQFLLSDSPEVSVSLLQSPEIGRQLLLSCYTGCLEVPLPELVDYLTAASFLQMAHVVERCTQAVSRYLVPKAEGVLAVGQRAGCVEEEAEEEEASPSPLLTQKPAIAEAATEFLPHGSRRPSSPEAPLPLVNSAVQLTRSYEVAPGAPLPRSPPLAQLGGPWRGCSLRRHHCLEPARKDRPALAGLGAARKAAELERPYRCPRCDSLFPQLGGFVSHVREHKLFLCLRCGKGFSQKSNLTRHLRVHTGFKPFQCPVCRKRFTQNATLQDHLNLHSGRKPHRCNYCAVHFTHKPGLRRHLKELHGKSTVQNSHEESEELPGAFD